In the genome of Leucobacter luti, one region contains:
- a CDS encoding MFS transporter, which translates to MSTAEPQKRDRTASAEQLSRAPSVHNPLQRRMVIVLSLATILGGLGVGASLSAGALLIAEITGNPALSGFGSTMNAVGAALAGMPLAKLAASRGRRVALATGNAIAVVGAVLVVVASALHWSVLLFFGLAVLGIAVAVQLQSRFAAADLAVPERRARDLSLVVWSITIGAVTGPNLIGPGEVLGEALGLPGLAGIFFFTIAAQIAAGLVVWIGLRPDPLLEARRLERLSVTNLSVAEASAAAETAQAEAAVAAAESPAERAASAATATSKARAAALPQFLAISLVALGHAVMVGLMAMTPLHLTGHGGSITLVGLTISLHIAGMYALSPVFGMLTSKWGATPVILGGFGVLGIAALGTGFGGESVPVIQGALILLGIGWCMVTVAGAALVTELTPSGDRPRRQGQSDTSMNAAGALFGAASGALFAAGGFPLVSMVAGVLIVAGAVVAVRLFVLRRG; encoded by the coding sequence GTGAGCACGGCAGAACCGCAGAAGCGGGACCGCACGGCTTCTGCCGAGCAGCTGAGCCGGGCACCCAGTGTGCACAACCCGCTCCAGCGTCGCATGGTGATCGTGCTTTCGCTTGCAACGATTCTCGGCGGCCTCGGAGTTGGCGCCTCGCTCTCGGCGGGCGCGCTCCTGATTGCCGAGATCACCGGGAATCCAGCGCTCTCAGGCTTCGGCTCGACTATGAACGCGGTCGGCGCTGCCCTGGCAGGGATGCCGCTTGCCAAGCTCGCGGCCAGTCGCGGGCGCAGGGTTGCGCTCGCCACGGGAAACGCAATAGCGGTGGTGGGGGCGGTGCTCGTCGTCGTTGCCTCGGCGCTGCACTGGTCGGTGCTGCTCTTCTTCGGGCTCGCAGTGCTGGGGATCGCGGTCGCCGTGCAACTGCAGTCGCGGTTCGCGGCGGCAGATCTGGCCGTCCCGGAGCGCCGTGCGCGCGACCTGTCGCTCGTGGTGTGGTCGATCACGATCGGTGCCGTCACCGGCCCGAACTTGATTGGGCCGGGCGAGGTGCTCGGCGAGGCGCTCGGCCTTCCTGGCCTCGCTGGAATCTTTTTCTTCACGATTGCCGCACAGATCGCCGCGGGTCTCGTGGTCTGGATCGGGCTGCGCCCAGATCCGCTGCTCGAGGCGCGCAGGCTCGAAAGGCTCTCCGTGACGAACCTCTCGGTCGCCGAGGCCTCTGCGGCTGCTGAGACGGCGCAAGCGGAAGCCGCGGTCGCCGCAGCAGAAAGCCCCGCCGAGCGCGCAGCGAGCGCTGCCACCGCCACGTCGAAGGCCCGCGCTGCTGCGCTGCCGCAGTTCCTCGCGATCAGCCTCGTCGCCCTGGGGCACGCGGTGATGGTCGGTCTGATGGCGATGACTCCGCTGCATCTCACTGGCCACGGCGGCAGCATCACACTTGTCGGCCTCACGATCAGCCTGCACATTGCCGGAATGTACGCGCTGTCGCCGGTGTTCGGCATGCTCACGAGCAAGTGGGGCGCAACCCCGGTCATCCTCGGCGGATTCGGAGTGCTGGGGATCGCTGCCCTCGGCACGGGCTTCGGCGGTGAGTCTGTGCCGGTGATCCAAGGCGCGCTCATCCTGCTCGGGATCGGCTGGTGCATGGTCACGGTCGCTGGCGCCGCGCTAGTAACCGAACTCACCCCGAGTGGTGACCGTCCGAGGAGACAGGGACAGTCCGACACGAGCATGAACGCGGCAGGTGCCCTCTTTGGGGCTGCATCGGGAGCGTTGTTCGCCGCGGGGGGCTTCCCGCTCGTTTCGATGGTGGCCGGAGTGCTCATCGTGGCCGGCGCGGTGGTGGCGGTTCGCCTGTTTGTGCTCCGGCGAGGATAG
- a CDS encoding aminotransferase class V-fold PLP-dependent enzyme, translated as MTTPTPYPVPAAPEWAAQFAAGPGYLSACTGGLPSDATVDAMQAFVARWAGGGLDAQALGDTAETCRELYAELVGVDASRVAIGSQISQLVSTVATAVPDDAEVLCVAGDFSSLTHPFEQLASRGVRVRYVPVAELASAIEPNTAFVAFSLVQSATGEVADHAAIVAAARRVGAHTVVDLTQSLGWLPVGASDFDFTVCHAYKWLCAPRGTAFLTVREGLDDLLRPLAAGWYSADDVWSSCYAGHTPLAAGAGRFDVSPAWPVLGGTETALRECLARDAAAVHAHAVGLANEARVALGLPAGDSAIVTWADPEGTDLAAMRAGGIIASGRAGNARISFHLWNTAEDVQLLAAALGR; from the coding sequence ATGACTACTCCGACGCCATACCCGGTCCCCGCTGCACCCGAGTGGGCCGCGCAGTTCGCTGCAGGTCCCGGGTACCTCTCAGCCTGCACTGGCGGCCTCCCGAGTGATGCAACGGTCGATGCGATGCAAGCGTTCGTGGCCCGCTGGGCCGGCGGCGGGCTTGATGCGCAGGCCCTCGGCGACACGGCAGAGACGTGTCGGGAACTCTACGCAGAACTCGTGGGAGTCGACGCGTCCCGCGTGGCGATCGGATCCCAGATTTCACAGTTGGTATCGACAGTCGCCACCGCGGTCCCCGATGACGCCGAAGTGCTGTGCGTCGCTGGCGACTTCTCCTCGTTGACGCACCCATTCGAGCAGCTCGCCTCGCGCGGCGTGCGCGTGCGCTACGTGCCCGTGGCTGAACTTGCTTCTGCGATCGAGCCGAACACAGCGTTTGTCGCATTCTCACTCGTGCAGTCCGCGACCGGCGAAGTTGCCGATCACGCCGCCATCGTCGCAGCAGCACGGCGCGTTGGCGCCCACACGGTCGTCGATCTGACACAGTCGCTCGGCTGGCTGCCCGTCGGTGCGTCCGATTTCGACTTCACGGTGTGCCATGCCTACAAGTGGCTGTGTGCGCCGCGCGGCACCGCGTTCCTCACCGTGCGTGAGGGTCTCGACGATCTGCTCCGTCCGCTCGCGGCTGGTTGGTACTCAGCCGACGACGTCTGGTCCTCCTGTTACGCCGGGCACACTCCGCTCGCTGCCGGGGCTGGCCGCTTCGACGTCTCGCCCGCGTGGCCCGTCTTGGGCGGAACGGAGACAGCGCTGCGCGAATGCCTTGCTCGGGACGCTGCGGCCGTTCACGCCCACGCTGTTGGGCTCGCCAACGAAGCACGCGTGGCACTCGGCTTGCCTGCGGGAGACTCCGCGATCGTGACGTGGGCGGATCCGGAGGGTACGGATCTTGCGGCGATGCGGGCAGGCGGGATCATCGCTTCGGGTCGGGCTGGGAATGCGCGAATCTCGTTCCACCTATGGAACACCGCGGAGGACGTGCAATTGCTCGCCGCAGCGCTCGGGCGGTAA
- the glsA gene encoding glutaminase A, which translates to MFEAHVQDVAQETSTGGLPGDARIDALLAAAHERYRDHDEGVVADYIPILSTANPAWFGLSLTELNGSMHSLGDSEIEFSIQSISKAFVFALACDARGHRDVHDRIGVNNTGLPFNSVVAIELNDGSPMNPMVNAGAIATTALLPGQTAAEIWESVLTGLSRFAGRQLDVDEEVYRSESATNQRNRAIARLLESYDRLEGDPLEIVDVYTRQCAVSVTASDLAVMGATLASGGVNPVTGLRVVSAEAARDTLTVLASCGMYERSGEWLFEIGLPAKSGVSGGIVAIVPGKGALGAFSPPLDTAGTSIRGQRSCAYLSRALGLNLFASAPNSAGKVVSDRALRHQADPTPSRKAA; encoded by the coding sequence ATGTTCGAAGCTCATGTACAAGATGTCGCCCAGGAAACCTCAACAGGAGGCTTGCCTGGCGATGCGAGAATCGATGCGCTGCTTGCCGCTGCGCACGAGCGCTATCGGGACCACGATGAGGGCGTTGTGGCCGACTATATCCCGATTCTCAGCACCGCCAACCCGGCCTGGTTCGGGCTCTCACTGACTGAGCTCAACGGCAGCATGCACAGTCTCGGAGACAGCGAGATCGAATTCTCCATTCAGTCCATCTCCAAAGCGTTCGTCTTCGCGCTCGCGTGTGACGCCAGGGGGCACCGGGACGTCCACGATCGCATCGGAGTGAACAACACCGGCCTGCCGTTCAACTCGGTCGTGGCGATTGAGCTGAACGACGGCAGCCCGATGAACCCGATGGTCAACGCTGGTGCAATCGCCACGACAGCGCTGCTCCCCGGCCAAACCGCGGCAGAGATTTGGGAGAGTGTACTCACCGGGCTCTCTCGATTCGCGGGGCGACAACTGGATGTCGACGAAGAGGTGTATCGCTCAGAGTCCGCAACGAATCAGCGAAACCGGGCCATTGCTCGCCTGCTCGAAAGCTACGACCGGCTCGAAGGCGATCCGCTTGAGATCGTTGATGTGTACACCCGACAGTGTGCGGTCTCGGTGACCGCGAGTGATCTCGCAGTGATGGGCGCCACACTCGCCAGTGGGGGAGTGAACCCCGTCACCGGTCTTCGTGTGGTGTCAGCGGAAGCTGCGCGTGACACGCTTACAGTGCTCGCCAGTTGTGGCATGTATGAGCGCTCAGGCGAGTGGCTCTTCGAGATCGGGCTGCCGGCGAAGTCGGGAGTTTCTGGTGGCATTGTCGCGATCGTGCCTGGCAAGGGCGCACTCGGCGCGTTTTCGCCTCCGTTAGACACCGCAGGCACGAGCATCCGCGGCCAGCGCAGTTGCGCGTATTTGTCGCGCGCGCTCGGTCTCAATCTCTTCGCTTCGGCTCCGAATTCGGCTGGGAAAGTCGTCTCGGACCGTGCGTTGCGCCATCAGGCCGATCCCACTCCGTCTCGGAAGGCGGCATAG
- a CDS encoding queuosine precursor transporter, with product MTQANSSHPRTDVDTPGGRAAAAGARYAVVVAVFVGLLLISNIVAVKLIAFGPVQWGSVALGPFIVDGGVFLFPLVYIVGDVLAEVYGLRAARRAIFTAFALSLLTSLTIWVTQLSPAAPGWENQAAFESVLGFVPRIVAASLGAFLAGQLINAWLLVWLRRRTSGRFLRTRLIASTVVGQIVDTIVFCTIAFWGVLEGWDFIGYTALGYGIKVLAEVVLLPVTTRVISKVRALETANHSST from the coding sequence ATGACTCAGGCGAACTCGTCGCACCCGCGCACTGACGTTGACACGCCAGGTGGGCGGGCGGCTGCTGCCGGCGCACGCTACGCCGTGGTGGTTGCCGTGTTCGTTGGCCTGCTGCTGATCTCGAATATTGTCGCGGTGAAGCTCATCGCGTTTGGGCCGGTGCAGTGGGGGAGTGTTGCGCTCGGGCCGTTCATTGTGGACGGCGGGGTGTTCCTCTTTCCGCTCGTATACATCGTCGGTGACGTGCTCGCCGAGGTGTACGGATTGCGCGCGGCCAGGCGAGCCATCTTTACCGCGTTCGCGCTTTCGCTGCTCACATCACTCACGATCTGGGTGACGCAGCTGTCGCCTGCAGCGCCCGGGTGGGAGAATCAGGCCGCCTTTGAATCTGTGCTCGGCTTCGTGCCGCGGATTGTGGCCGCGAGCCTCGGAGCGTTCCTCGCGGGCCAGCTCATCAACGCTTGGCTCCTGGTGTGGCTGCGTCGACGCACTTCGGGGCGCTTCCTGCGAACCAGACTGATCGCGTCCACAGTCGTGGGGCAAATCGTCGACACGATCGTGTTTTGCACTATTGCGTTCTGGGGTGTGCTGGAGGGCTGGGACTTTATCGGGTACACGGCCCTGGGATATGGGATCAAGGTGCTCGCAGAGGTGGTGCTCCTTCCCGTGACCACCCGGGTGATCTCGAAGGTGCGGGCGCTGGAAACTGCGAATCACTCGTCGACGTAG
- a CDS encoding LysR substrate-binding domain-containing protein — MTSTRTADPLGSIDSTELRILDALATTGSLTAAAASLGLSQPAVSQRIKRVETRLAVPLIERSGRGIRLTPAGRILADHGRTVVTEIDAALAAIDDLRGERAGTLRLVGFPSASATLVPALMRELAAEAPDVALQYREAEPPAATAMLREGEVDCALIFDYEGAGELPAGSAFLPLWREEVRLVVSEDRLAGTDSARLAEYSEEHWIAGCEKCRGHLLSAAGEAGFEPDIIQETDNVPAMLAMAAAGGAVALVPGLALAAARTLPDDARAVKLDPPRFRTIGLVSMATANESPQVRLAKRLLATVDGARWGLEPVA; from the coding sequence ATGACGAGCACACGTACGGCCGATCCGCTCGGCTCCATCGATTCCACCGAACTTCGAATCTTGGACGCCCTCGCGACGACCGGATCGCTCACCGCGGCGGCGGCGAGCCTCGGACTCAGCCAGCCCGCAGTGAGCCAGCGCATCAAACGCGTCGAAACGCGGCTCGCCGTTCCGCTCATCGAGCGCAGCGGGCGCGGAATCCGGTTGACGCCGGCCGGGCGAATCCTTGCGGATCACGGCCGCACCGTTGTCACCGAGATCGACGCCGCGCTGGCCGCCATCGACGATCTGCGTGGTGAACGCGCTGGAACGCTGCGGCTTGTGGGGTTCCCCTCGGCCTCAGCTACGCTCGTCCCAGCGCTCATGCGCGAGCTCGCGGCCGAGGCCCCCGACGTCGCGCTGCAGTACCGCGAAGCAGAACCGCCGGCTGCGACCGCGATGCTCCGAGAGGGCGAGGTCGACTGTGCGCTCATTTTCGACTACGAGGGTGCCGGAGAGCTGCCGGCCGGCAGCGCGTTCCTCCCGCTCTGGCGTGAGGAAGTGCGTCTGGTGGTCTCCGAGGACCGGCTCGCCGGAACCGACAGTGCACGACTCGCTGAGTACTCCGAAGAACACTGGATTGCGGGCTGTGAGAAATGTCGCGGTCACCTGCTCTCCGCTGCAGGCGAAGCCGGTTTCGAGCCGGACATCATCCAGGAGACCGACAACGTGCCGGCGATGCTCGCCATGGCAGCGGCGGGTGGCGCCGTCGCCCTGGTTCCGGGGCTTGCTCTCGCAGCGGCGCGCACGCTGCCTGACGACGCGCGTGCGGTGAAACTCGACCCGCCACGTTTTCGCACGATCGGTCTGGTCTCGATGGCTACGGCAAACGAGAGCCCGCAGGTTCGCCTCGCGAAGCGGCTCCTCGCGACCGTGGACGGGGCGCGCTGGGGCCTGGAGCCCGTGGCGTGA
- a CDS encoding NAD(P)/FAD-dependent oxidoreductase, with protein sequence MSESGREAPIGVAIIGGGPAGLSAGLQLVRANRRIAILDSNRPRHSATLQSHGFLTRDGAPPLELRRLGREEFEAYPTAQFAQAVAQEVVPLSPDEAVAAGFPDGIGFRIVGNGIRGSADVEFIARRVLIATGLTEQLPELPMIRAYYGTALHSCVECDGFEKTDKPLVLIGETSDVFSRALLISRFSSDLVVFTNGADTIRPDQESQLAAIGIRVERRPIDDIVGDKADMTGVRLADGEVIQRVGGFVRPRWHAPVEFMGELPVERDDWGLVVTDDRGETAVRGVYAVGDIVPPGPQQLIIAAGNGARVAAKLNMDMIRGALGVGLVDE encoded by the coding sequence GTGTCTGAGAGTGGGCGGGAGGCGCCAATCGGCGTCGCGATTATCGGTGGCGGCCCCGCGGGTCTGTCGGCGGGGCTGCAGCTCGTTCGCGCGAACCGTCGGATCGCGATCCTGGACAGCAATCGACCGCGGCACTCCGCGACGCTGCAGTCACACGGCTTCCTGACCCGTGATGGCGCGCCTCCACTCGAACTCCGCAGACTCGGTCGCGAGGAGTTCGAGGCGTATCCGACTGCGCAATTTGCGCAGGCGGTCGCGCAGGAAGTCGTGCCGCTGAGCCCCGATGAAGCCGTAGCTGCTGGCTTTCCCGACGGGATCGGTTTCCGGATCGTCGGGAACGGGATCCGTGGTTCCGCCGATGTCGAGTTCATCGCGCGCCGCGTGCTCATCGCGACCGGACTCACCGAGCAGCTTCCCGAACTGCCCATGATCCGTGCCTACTACGGCACCGCACTCCACAGCTGTGTTGAGTGCGATGGCTTCGAGAAAACCGACAAGCCGCTCGTGCTGATCGGGGAGACTTCCGATGTGTTCTCTCGAGCGCTCCTCATTAGTCGCTTCAGCTCGGATCTAGTGGTCTTCACGAATGGCGCAGACACGATCCGGCCAGACCAGGAATCACAGCTTGCTGCGATCGGTATTCGCGTGGAACGCCGGCCCATCGACGACATTGTCGGAGATAAGGCCGATATGACCGGAGTGCGCCTTGCCGATGGTGAGGTCATCCAGCGAGTCGGTGGGTTTGTGCGCCCGCGCTGGCACGCGCCGGTCGAGTTCATGGGGGAGCTGCCCGTCGAGCGCGACGACTGGGGGCTCGTGGTGACCGATGACCGCGGAGAAACGGCCGTTCGTGGTGTGTACGCCGTGGGTGACATTGTGCCTCCCGGCCCGCAGCAGCTCATCATTGCTGCAGGCAACGGCGCTCGGGTCGCGGCAAAGCTGAATATGGACATGATCCGTGGCGCGCTGGGCGTCGGGCTCGTCGATGAGTGA
- the tgt gene encoding tRNA guanosine(34) transglycosylase Tgt, giving the protein MPQCLDRRVNERIPLTPPPSPTDFGFTVDHQLASGVPGSDGAPLGRAGTIRTPHGEIQTPAFIPVGTKATVKALLPETVGQLGGQAVLANAYHLFLQPGSDLVDEAGGLGRFMNWSGPTFTDSGGFQVMSLGVGFKKVISMTETAHSDAEVIAKNKERLAHVDEEGVTFKSFINGDKHRFTPEVSMEIQHQLGADIIFAFDECTTLLNTRAYQEDSVARTARWAVRCLDEHARQTSDRSHRPYQALFGVVQGAQYEDLRRSAARGLADMTGAQATDQQFDGFGIGGALEKSELGTIVSWVSDELPDSKPRHLLGISEPDDLFAAIAAGADTFDCVAPSRQARGGSMYSATGRINAKAARQRRRFEALDPECDCYTCENYTAAYLHHLFKAKEMLASTLATIHNERYIVRLVERIRASIIDGTFTELREEVLGRFYSPEFARAAAAKHA; this is encoded by the coding sequence ATGCCGCAGTGCTTAGATAGACGGGTGAACGAGCGCATCCCTTTGACTCCCCCGCCCAGCCCGACAGACTTTGGCTTCACCGTCGATCACCAGCTCGCGAGTGGAGTGCCAGGAAGTGACGGTGCACCGCTCGGTCGTGCCGGCACGATTCGCACCCCGCACGGGGAGATCCAGACGCCCGCCTTCATCCCTGTGGGCACGAAGGCCACCGTGAAGGCGCTGCTCCCCGAAACCGTGGGACAGCTCGGAGGCCAGGCGGTGCTCGCGAACGCGTACCACCTGTTCTTGCAGCCCGGCTCCGATCTGGTCGACGAGGCCGGCGGACTCGGCCGCTTCATGAACTGGAGCGGCCCCACCTTTACCGACTCTGGTGGATTCCAGGTGATGTCCTTGGGCGTGGGGTTCAAAAAGGTCATTTCCATGACCGAGACGGCGCACTCAGATGCCGAGGTCATCGCGAAGAACAAGGAGCGCCTCGCCCACGTCGATGAAGAAGGGGTGACATTCAAGTCCTTCATTAACGGCGACAAACACCGGTTCACCCCTGAGGTCTCGATGGAGATTCAGCACCAGCTCGGGGCCGACATCATCTTTGCCTTCGATGAGTGCACGACGCTGCTGAATACTCGCGCGTACCAGGAGGATTCTGTCGCACGCACCGCGCGGTGGGCAGTGCGGTGCCTTGACGAGCACGCCAGGCAGACGAGCGACCGCTCGCACCGCCCGTACCAGGCGCTGTTCGGAGTGGTGCAGGGCGCGCAGTATGAGGATCTGCGCCGCTCGGCCGCCCGCGGGCTCGCCGACATGACCGGCGCTCAGGCAACGGATCAGCAGTTTGACGGGTTCGGCATCGGCGGTGCACTCGAGAAAAGCGAGCTCGGCACGATCGTGTCCTGGGTCTCAGATGAGCTTCCCGATTCCAAGCCCCGCCACCTGCTCGGGATCTCCGAACCAGACGATCTGTTCGCTGCGATCGCCGCCGGAGCAGACACATTCGACTGCGTTGCCCCGTCTCGTCAGGCCCGGGGTGGGAGCATGTACTCCGCCACAGGACGGATCAACGCGAAAGCCGCGCGGCAGCGGCGCCGCTTTGAAGCTCTTGATCCCGAGTGCGATTGCTACACCTGTGAGAACTACACGGCTGCATATCTGCATCACTTGTTTAAGGCGAAGGAGATGCTCGCTTCGACGCTCGCCACGATTCACAACGAGCGCTATATCGTGCGCTTGGTCGAGCGGATCCGGGCAAGCATCATCGATGGCACCTTCACTGAGCTCCGCGAGGAAGTACTCGGCCGGTTCTATAGCCCCGAGTTTGCACGCGCGGCCGCCGCGAAGCACGCGTAA
- a CDS encoding MFS transporter → MSHVTAPPISVAERRSWGPMVGLFLAQVLMSFNVAALPISLGGMVEDFGVPPTVASTTIVMYGVAVAAFVMTGAKLGQRLGWVAIFRVVIIVFAASSLMMILSPTVGWAIAGQVLAGVAAAIIVPALVALIAENYRGEQQATAVGSLGSARAFSGMSAFLIGGTLGTLVGWRPIFMITLGIAAAVFILSFGLRSDTGDPRVRIDLLASGLIGAAIVLLTLGFNNLNGWGLLFASDSAPFSVAGLSPAPVFVVVGIILGQLFFLRTRQRKAQGRVPLVDLDVLRHPTERAAVYAMFVIVAMEAAVNFTVPTYIQVVQGRTPFDTSLAMMPFNLTVFLTATLIVRFYKRYPPRTIALFAFGLTTAALLWLAFVVTNNWETFPTILGLIVFGIGQGALVTLVFNVLVTSAPKELAGDVGSLRGTTQNLASAVGTAVMGAMLVTTLSVGVAQAVEEQPDLPPALAAQVDLGNVNFISNDDLREALAETTATPEQVDAAVALNEEQRLRTLKLGFLFLAGISAVAALPASRLPKYRPEEIPE, encoded by the coding sequence ATGTCTCACGTCACCGCGCCCCCAATTTCCGTTGCCGAGCGCCGCTCCTGGGGCCCCATGGTGGGCCTCTTTCTCGCGCAGGTCCTCATGTCGTTTAACGTTGCGGCGCTGCCGATCTCGCTGGGCGGCATGGTTGAGGACTTCGGGGTCCCTCCGACAGTCGCGAGCACCACGATCGTGATGTACGGCGTCGCTGTTGCCGCATTCGTCATGACGGGCGCCAAGCTCGGGCAGCGCCTGGGGTGGGTTGCGATCTTCCGTGTGGTGATCATCGTGTTTGCGGCGTCCTCGCTCATGATGATTCTGTCGCCGACGGTCGGCTGGGCGATTGCGGGGCAAGTGCTCGCAGGGGTGGCGGCGGCGATCATCGTTCCTGCGCTGGTCGCCCTCATCGCAGAGAACTACCGTGGTGAGCAGCAGGCGACGGCTGTGGGATCGCTGGGCTCCGCACGCGCGTTCTCAGGGATGAGCGCATTCCTCATCGGCGGTACGCTCGGCACGCTCGTCGGCTGGCGTCCGATCTTTATGATTACGCTGGGGATCGCGGCCGCGGTGTTCATCTTGAGCTTTGGCCTCCGCTCAGACACAGGCGACCCCAGAGTGCGGATTGACCTGCTCGCGTCCGGGCTGATCGGTGCCGCGATCGTTCTCTTGACACTCGGCTTCAACAACCTCAACGGCTGGGGGCTGCTGTTCGCGTCTGACAGCGCACCGTTCTCGGTTGCGGGCCTGTCGCCTGCCCCTGTCTTCGTCGTGGTGGGCATCATCCTGGGCCAACTATTCTTTCTGCGCACGCGGCAGCGGAAAGCGCAAGGCCGTGTGCCGCTCGTTGACCTCGATGTGCTGCGGCACCCCACGGAGCGCGCGGCCGTCTATGCGATGTTCGTGATTGTCGCAATGGAAGCCGCGGTGAACTTCACCGTGCCCACCTATATTCAGGTCGTGCAGGGTCGCACACCATTTGACACGTCACTCGCGATGATGCCATTCAACCTCACCGTGTTTCTCACGGCGACGCTCATCGTGCGCTTCTACAAGCGCTACCCGCCTCGCACGATCGCGCTTTTCGCGTTCGGGCTCACCACGGCGGCGCTTCTCTGGCTGGCGTTCGTGGTGACAAACAACTGGGAGACCTTCCCCACCATCCTGGGCCTTATCGTTTTCGGCATCGGGCAGGGCGCGCTCGTGACCCTCGTGTTCAACGTGCTCGTGACGTCTGCGCCGAAAGAACTCGCAGGGGATGTCGGCTCACTTCGCGGCACTACGCAGAACCTGGCATCGGCGGTCGGCACAGCCGTGATGGGAGCCATGCTCGTCACCACATTGAGTGTCGGAGTGGCTCAGGCGGTGGAGGAGCAGCCGGACCTCCCACCCGCGCTCGCTGCCCAAGTTGATCTCGGAAATGTGAATTTCATCAGCAATGATGATCTCCGTGAGGCGCTTGCCGAGACCACGGCAACGCCTGAGCAGGTTGACGCAGCTGTCGCCCTGAATGAAGAGCAGCGGCTGCGAACGCTGAAGCTGGGCTTCTTATTCCTCGCGGGGATCAGCGCGGTCGCGGCACTCCCGGCTTCCCGCTTGCCGAAGTACCGGCCGGAGGAGATTCCCGAGTAG
- the gltX gene encoding glutamate--tRNA ligase has protein sequence MSHTDAPKFSTATGSDVRVRFCPSPTGTPHVGMVRTALFNWAYARHTGGTFVFRIEDTDAARDSEESYAQILDSLRWLGLDWDEGIDAGGAHGPYRQSQRGEIYQEIIARLTAAGHLYESFSTAEEIDARNEAAGRPKQLGYDNFDRDLSDAQRAAFRAEGRQPALRFRVPDVDLSFTDLVRGDITFPAGSTIDFVVVRPNGAPLYTLVNPVDDALMGINHVLRGEDLLSSTPRQIALHAALVELGIEEAIPQFGHLPYVLGEGNKKLSKRDPESNLLHHRERGFIPEGLLNYLSLLGWSLSADRDVFTSAEMIAAFDVRDVNPNPARFDQKKADSINADHIRLLTEEDFESRILPYLIAGGALPIEPSAAQLETIRRAVPLVQSRVTVLSEVTPMLGFLFTSTENLQYEDDALKSLKGDAPQVLEAGIAALEAVPETEWTTERIQNALQSALIDGLALKPRVAFGALRVAASGRRVSPPLFESFELLGRDESLARLRKLEAHLATQATNGE, from the coding sequence ATGTCACACACTGATGCCCCCAAGTTTTCCACCGCGACCGGCTCCGATGTTCGCGTTCGTTTCTGCCCCTCGCCGACCGGGACTCCCCATGTCGGCATGGTGCGCACTGCGCTGTTCAACTGGGCGTATGCGCGCCACACCGGCGGCACCTTCGTGTTCCGGATTGAGGACACCGACGCAGCGCGCGATAGCGAGGAGAGCTACGCTCAGATCCTCGATTCGCTGCGCTGGCTGGGTCTTGACTGGGACGAGGGGATCGACGCTGGCGGAGCGCACGGCCCGTACCGCCAGTCACAGCGCGGCGAGATCTATCAGGAAATCATTGCGCGGCTGACCGCGGCTGGCCACCTGTACGAGAGCTTCTCCACCGCCGAAGAGATCGATGCGCGCAATGAGGCGGCTGGCCGCCCGAAGCAGCTCGGCTATGACAACTTCGACCGCGACCTCAGCGATGCGCAGCGTGCTGCGTTCCGCGCCGAGGGCCGGCAGCCTGCGCTCCGTTTCCGGGTGCCCGATGTCGACCTCTCATTCACCGACTTGGTGCGCGGAGACATCACGTTCCCTGCCGGCTCAACAATTGACTTCGTCGTGGTCCGCCCGAACGGTGCACCCCTGTACACACTCGTGAACCCGGTGGACGATGCCCTGATGGGAATCAACCACGTATTGCGCGGTGAGGATCTGCTCTCGTCGACACCCCGTCAGATCGCGCTGCACGCCGCGCTCGTTGAGTTGGGCATCGAAGAGGCGATCCCACAGTTCGGCCACTTGCCGTACGTTCTGGGCGAGGGGAACAAGAAGCTCTCGAAGCGGGACCCCGAGTCCAACCTGCTGCACCATCGCGAACGCGGTTTCATTCCCGAGGGACTGCTGAACTACCTCTCGCTACTCGGGTGGTCGCTGTCGGCCGACCGGGACGTGTTCACGAGCGCCGAGATGATCGCGGCGTTCGACGTGCGCGATGTGAACCCGAACCCGGCGCGCTTTGACCAGAAGAAGGCCGACTCGATCAACGCGGACCACATCCGCTTGCTCACCGAGGAAGATTTCGAGTCCCGGATCCTGCCGTACCTGATTGCTGGCGGTGCGCTTCCGATCGAGCCGAGCGCGGCGCAGTTGGAGACGATTCGCCGGGCGGTGCCGCTCGTGCAGAGTCGCGTGACGGTGCTGTCCGAGGTAACGCCGATGCTTGGTTTCCTCTTTACGTCCACCGAGAATCTGCAGTACGAAGACGATGCACTGAAGTCGTTGAAGGGCGATGCGCCGCAGGTGCTTGAAGCCGGTATCGCGGCTCTCGAGGCGGTCCCAGAAACTGAGTGGACCACTGAGCGCATTCAGAACGCCCTGCAGTCAGCGCTGATCGACGGCCTTGCACTGAAGCCACGCGTGGCGTTTGGTGCGCTGCGCGTTGCCGCCTCCGGGCGCCGTGTCTCGCCTCCGCTCTTTGAGTCTTTTGAACTGTTGGGCCGCGATGAGTCGCTGGCGCGCCTCCGCAAGCTGGAAGCGCACCTCGCCACTCAGGCGACGAACGGCGAGTAA